The DNA window CCGTCCACATTCAGGCTGATCAGCCGCTGGATATTCTTAAGCTCCAGTTCACTGTCATGATCCGAGTTCTTAATTAACGTCTCGTATCCCTGGTTTCTCAGATAACGGTCAATACTTGTGATAACACGGCTCGTCACCTTGGAATTCAGAGTGGGAACCACCACGCCAATCACATTGCTTTCCCTGGCGTTCAATCTGGCAAACGTATTGGGCTCATAATTATATTCTTTAATTATCTCCTGGATCCTCTCCCTGGTCTCCTGCTTGACATAGCCGCCGTTAAAATACCGGGACACCGTGCTTTTTGTCACGCCCGCCATCTCGGCTATGTCCGCCATCGTAATCTTTCTCGTCATTTCCTCTGCCCTTTCACGCACTTTATCATCTGTTTTTATTTTATCCGGTGTTGACGGTCATGGCAAGGGAAATATGGAAAGGCGGGAGTATATCGTCCAGATATATTCCCGCCTGCCTATTTCTCTTTTTCATCTAAACCGGCATCATTGCTGCCATTCATCTTCCGAATCGTGTTTACACGCACGTTTGGCTTTATTTCTCTCCGTACGTTTCTTCTTTGCCTCTTCCTTTTTCTTCATGATAAGGGCCGCCCCTTCTTCGCCGGTCAGCTTTGTCGTCTTTACTGCATAGACGCTGCCGTCCTCCGACTTCTTCATGCGGATTTTCCCCTTCATGTAGCCGTGTTCCGGACAATAGGAAAGGCAGAAATAGAACTTCTGGTTTGAAGAAAACCACCTTATTTTTTTCCTGAGGGTGCGGTGGCATTTATAACAGACCATGTCCGTTACCCTTCGCTCTTCCAACACCTTCTCTTTTGTATCGTAAGTCCTGGATACAAACTTTGCGTATCCCGGAAATTCCAGATAAATCTCTTCCTCTTCCGTCTCCGGCAGTCTGTAATAATCCACGGAAACGTATTCCACCATGCTGTAAAAATCCATCTCCGCCATAATACGGCCCGTATAGTACGCATCGTCCAGCGCCCTGTGAAACGGCCTGTCCTCCGCAATCCCCAGCTCCTCCACAACCGTGTCCAGGGAATCCTTGCGTTTATCCCCCTTGATAAGACCGTAGATCTTCTGAAGGTCGTAATAAAGCAGCGGCATCTTAAACGGTATGTCCAGCCCGTGGTACACCATATTTCTCTGAAGCTCCGTCAGATCCATGGTACCCCATGTACAGAATTTATAATCATCTCCGCACCAGGCCAGAAATTCTTCCATGGCTTTTCCGAACTCTTCGCCCTCCATGTTTAGTTCTTCCATGGACATATGGGTTACTTCGGATATCTTAAAGTGCATCTGCCGATATACCCGGGGGCGGATCAGGCGGTGAAATTCCGATATGATCTGCAGGCTCGTATTCAGCTTGACCGCGCCTATCTCTATAATCTCAAACGGCAGCCGGTCCATCGAGCCGTCTTTTCCAAGAGGACTCTGATTCCATTCCAAGTCTAATACAATATACTGTCCCATAACTAAACATTCCAATCATTCATTCGGTATCAAGTCGCACTATATAACTTTACCACATTATGAAACATAAGTCGAGTATTATTAGGTGGTTGAAATTTCCTCCTCCGTCCTTATTAGAAGGTGTCTCTTTACGCCAAAGAAATGGAAGCGATTTTTTTTCTGAGCGCCAGCACCGCAGACGGCGCAACCGAAAGCTCGTCAATTCCCGCAGCTATCAACTGCTCTGTTGCCGCAGGATCGGCGGCCAGTTCTCCGCAGAGTCCCGCCCATATCCCGTTTTTATGTGCATTTTCACACACAATTTTAATCATTTTAAATACTGCGGGGTGATAGGGATCATAAAACCGGTCGAGTTTATCGTTCTGCCGATCAACGGCAAGCGTATACTGCGTCAAATCATTGGTACCAATACTGAAAAAATCAACCTCCCGGGCCAGTTCATCGCTTATCATTACGGCGGCAGGTGTTTCTATCATAATCCCCTGCTTTATTTTACCGTAGCTTTGGTTTTGCTGTGAAAGCTCTTTTTTTACTTCCTCCACGATCCCCCTGATTTCACGGACCTCCCTCACCGAGGTAATCATCGGGTACATTACCAAAAGTGAGCCGTACGGCGCGGCCCGTAACAAAGCCCTCACCTGCGTTTTAAAAATCTCCCGGCGCTCCAGGCAGATTCGTATACCACGAAAGCCCAGCGCCGGATTTTCTTCCTCGGGCAGTCCGAAATAAGAAATCTTTTTATCGGCCCCTATGTCCATCGTCCTGATAATTACTTCCCGATTTCCCATTCTTTCCAGTACATTCTTATAGGAAAGGAACTGTTCTTCCTCCGTCGGATAATCACTGTTTTGCAAATAGAGGAATTCGCTGCGGAAAAGTCCAATTCCCTCTGCATCACTTTTGCAGGCTGAATCCATATCTCCTTCTCCGGCAATGTTGGTGTACAACCTTATCTTTTTTCCATCCTGTGTGACGGTTTCTTTTCCCCTGTACTCTTTCAGAAGGATTTTTTCTTCCTCTTCACGGCTGATCTGCCGCCGTATTGCGGCCGCCTGTTCTGGCTCCGGATCAATGCAGACAAGTCCTTTCTCACCGTCGATCGCCGCCAGACGTCCATTCCAATCCTCTGAGATCTCCACTCCCATCAGGGCCGGAACCCCCATCGTCCTTGCGAGTATTGCCGTATGGGAATTCAGAGAACCATTTTTTATAATAAAGCCCAGGATTTTATTCTTATCCATCCGAAGTGTTTCACTCGGGGAAAGATCTTCCGAAATTACAATTCTCTGATCTTCCGGAAATTCTATTTCCCACTCTCCGTCACCTAACGCCAATATAAGACGCTCCGATATGTCGCGTATATCAAGGGCTCTTGCCCTCATATAATCCCCTTCCATTTCTTCAAATTCGCGCTGCAGCAGACTGGAAACATGAGATACCGCATATTCCGCATTTACACCTTCAGCAGTGATTAATTTCTTTATCTCTCCGGCAAAATCATCATCTTCCATCATCATGAGATGGGCCTCAAAAATAGCGGCCTCTTCCTCTCCAATTTCTTTTAACGCCTTTTCATGCAGGCTGTACAAATAATCAGCAGCCTTTTTTTGTGCTTTCTCAAACCGCGCCAATTCCAGTGCGGTATCACCGATGCACTGTTTTTCGATATCAGGCCCTTTTTTCCTGTACAGCCAGATTTTTCCTATGGCACTTTTATTTAATACTGCTTTTCCGGTTCTGATTTCCATATGCAATCACTCACTAAATGTTATTTTGGAAATATTCACTGACTTCCGAATAGGCCTTATCTTCATCGGCTCCTTCCAATACCACCTGTACCGCCTCACCACAGTGAATATTCAGTTTCATCATTGCCATCATTTTTTTCATATCAACGCCCTCATTTCCCTTTTTCAGTTCTATGCGGCATTCATATTTTTTTGCCATTTTTGCCAGGGCATTGGCCGGACGGGCATGAATTCCAAGTTTGTCGTTTACCTTATAGCTGAACTGCCTCATTCTGCCATTCCTCCTTCCGGGTCTTAACTTCTAATTTTTTATACTGTCTTACAATCTCTTCCGTCAAATACGCCTCTTCTCTTTCGGATTGGCGGAGGCCGCAGAATTCCCTTACCGCCCTTTCAATTCCGAGTTCACCAATACGACTTTGAATTATCCCGCTTTCGCTATCATAGTCTTCAGGAAGCCCCAGGCAGGATGCGATTCCCAATGCCAGGTATTCCGGCTTTATGCCATGTTTCACACAGAGGAGTGCCGGGCCCGTAAAACGTTCCTCCCTGCCAAGCTTT is part of the [Clostridium] symbiosum genome and encodes:
- the ptsP gene encoding phosphoenolpyruvate--protein phosphotransferase encodes the protein MEIRTGKAVLNKSAIGKIWLYRKKGPDIEKQCIGDTALELARFEKAQKKAADYLYSLHEKALKEIGEEEAAIFEAHLMMMEDDDFAGEIKKLITAEGVNAEYAVSHVSSLLQREFEEMEGDYMRARALDIRDISERLILALGDGEWEIEFPEDQRIVISEDLSPSETLRMDKNKILGFIIKNGSLNSHTAILARTMGVPALMGVEISEDWNGRLAAIDGEKGLVCIDPEPEQAAAIRRQISREEEEKILLKEYRGKETVTQDGKKIRLYTNIAGEGDMDSACKSDAEGIGLFRSEFLYLQNSDYPTEEEQFLSYKNVLERMGNREVIIRTMDIGADKKISYFGLPEEENPALGFRGIRICLERREIFKTQVRALLRAAPYGSLLVMYPMITSVREVREIRGIVEEVKKELSQQNQSYGKIKQGIMIETPAAVMISDELAREVDFFSIGTNDLTQYTLAVDRQNDKLDRFYDPYHPAVFKMIKIVCENAHKNGIWAGLCGELAADPAATEQLIAAGIDELSVAPSAVLALRKKIASISLA
- a CDS encoding HPr family phosphocarrier protein, yielding MRQFSYKVNDKLGIHARPANALAKMAKKYECRIELKKGNEGVDMKKMMAMMKLNIHCGEAVQVVLEGADEDKAYSEVSEYFQNNI
- a CDS encoding 3'-5' exonuclease, which gives rise to MGQYIVLDLEWNQSPLGKDGSMDRLPFEIIEIGAVKLNTSLQIISEFHRLIRPRVYRQMHFKISEVTHMSMEELNMEGEEFGKAMEEFLAWCGDDYKFCTWGTMDLTELQRNMVYHGLDIPFKMPLLYYDLQKIYGLIKGDKRKDSLDTVVEELGIAEDRPFHRALDDAYYTGRIMAEMDFYSMVEYVSVDYYRLPETEEEEIYLEFPGYAKFVSRTYDTKEKVLEERRVTDMVCYKCHRTLRKKIRWFSSNQKFYFCLSYCPEHGYMKGKIRMKKSEDGSVYAVKTTKLTGEEGAALIMKKKEEAKKKRTERNKAKRACKHDSEDEWQQ